One window of the Notolabrus celidotus isolate fNotCel1 chromosome 23, fNotCel1.pri, whole genome shotgun sequence genome contains the following:
- the mus81 gene encoding crossover junction endonuclease MUS81, giving the protein MPASEPVRLGRKRALPSCPNPLFLKWLTELRDQAKEKGLKIQHVYQKAISSLNKYPLPLQNAKEAKILQNFGDGICKILDEKLQRYYRENGPNAPIHSLPEGAPPRGRLDNNNMAPSRKKNAAGDQVKDKGGGGGGRKKKREYVPQKRSGGYAVLLTLYRQSQIPGGKGYMFKMELQAEAQLLCDKSFTVPDLGSKYTAWSSVSTLIQKNMVLKTHNPARYSLTDEGSALASRLESAEQENKEASEGDREEVRSEEEEEEEEENGPRVVDLTCSDDDEEEEEEEKEVGRVRPAEKPRSDIDGTSSSSKPQNPQGTSGRKPTGGCLLPGAYEIILCVDFIETTGGSTHRKQELVKELQRNGVSFDVRKLNVGDFLWVAREKVAPVPGQLRAPAGRELVLDYIIERKRMDDLCGSIIDGRFREQKFRLKRCGLHRPIYLVEECGKAASHMSLPETTLQQAIVNTQVVDGFFVKRVQDVRESAAYLTVMTRYLTKLYQNRTLICRSRELEGDTGSDEEGGGNPSCSLISFAEFNHGAVKNKCQTVKEVFARQLMQISGLSGDKAAAVLEQYSTPHSLLTAYDRCASEAEKEKLLSSIRYGKLKRNLGPALSKTVYQLYSTQGALT; this is encoded by the exons ATGCCAGCCTCGGAGCCGGTCCGGTTGGGTCGGAAACGCGCCCTGCCCTCCTGTCCGAACCCCCTGTTCCTGAAGTGGCTCACAGAGCTCCGGGACCAGGCCAAGGAGAAGGGGCTGAAGATCCAGCACGTCTACCAGAAG GCCATCAGCTCTCTGAATAAATATCCACTACCACTTCAAAACGCCAAAGAAGCAAAGATCCTGCAGAACTTTGGAGACGGTATCTGTAAGATCCTGGATGAAAAGCTGCAGCGATACTACAGAGAGAACG GTCCAAACGCTCCTATTCACTCTCTCCCTGAAGGAGCGCCCCCTCGTGGCAGActtgacaacaacaacatggctcCCTCCAGAAAG AAAAATGCAGCAGGGGATCAAGTGAAGgataaaggaggaggaggaggaggcaggaagaagaagagggagtaCGTGCCTCAGAAAAGGTCTGGAGGTTACGCGGTCCTCCTGACCCTGTACAGACAGTCACAG ATCCCCGGGGGTAAAGGTTACATGTTTAAGATGGAGCTCCAAGCTGAAGCTCAACTTCTCTGTGACAAGTCCTTCACTGTC CCAGATCTGGGCAGTAAGTACACCGCCTGGTCTTCAGTCAGCACTCTGATTCAGAAAAACATGGTGTTAAAGACTCACAACCCCGCAAG gtATTCCCTCACAGACGAGGGTTCAGCTTTGGCGTCCCGACTGGAATCAGCCGAGCAGGAGAATAAAGAAGCTTCTGagggggacagagaggaggtcaggagtgaagaagaggaagaagaggaggaggaaaatggtcCCAGGGTTGTGGATCTCACATGTAGTGACgacgatgaagaagaagaagaagaagagaaggaagtcGGCAGAGTACG CCCCGCAGAGAAGCCGAGGAGTGACATCGACGGGACCAGCTCTTCTTCAAAACCTCAGAACCCTCAGGGAACGAGTGGAAGGAAGCCGACCGGAGGATGTCTTCTCCCCGGAGCGTATGAGATCATCCTCTGTGTCGACTTCATCGAGACAACCGG CGGCAGCACCCACCGTAAACAGGAGCTGGTGAAAGAGCTTCAGAGGAACGGCGTCAGCTTCGATGTGAGGAAACTCAACGTGGGAGATTTCCTGTGGGTCGCTCGAGAAAAGGTCGCACCTGTACCAG gTCAGCTGCGTGCTCCTGCAGGCCGGGAGCTCGTGCTCGATTACATCattgagaggaagaggatggacGATCTCTGCGGGAGCATCATCGACGGACGCTTCAGGGAACAGAAG TTCCGTCTGAAGAGGTGCGGTCTGCACCGGCCCATCTATCTGGTGGAGGAGTGTGGGAAGGCGGCGTCCCACATGAGTTTACCTGAAACCACACTGCAGCAGGCCATAGTCAACACACAG GTGGTCGACGGATTCTTTGTGAAGAGAGTCCAGGATGTGAGAGAGTCAGCAGCTTACCTCACCGTCATGACGCGATACCTGACTAAACTGTACCAG AACCGAACCCTGATCTGTCGCTCCAGAGAGCTGGAGGGGGATACAGGGAGTGATGAGGAGGGTGGAGGGAACCCTTCCTGCTCTTTGATATCTTTTGCAGAGTTCAACCACGGTGCAGTCAAAAACAAG TGTCAGACGGTGAAAGAGGTGTTTGCCCGACAGTTGATGCAGATCAGCGGTTTGTCTGGAGACAAAGCAGCTGCTGTACTGGAGCAATACAGCACCCCACACAG TCTCCTGACAGCCTATGACCGGTGTGCAAGTGAAGCAGAGAAGGAGAAACTCCTCTCTTCCATCCGATATGGGAAGCTCAAAAG AAACCTCGGACCGGCCCTGAGCAAAACAGTTTATCAGTTGTACTCGACTCAAGGAGCTCTGACGTGA
- the tmem185 gene encoding transmembrane protein 185-like — translation MNLRGLFQDFNPSKFLIYSCLLLFSVLLSLRLDGVIQWSYWAVFTPIWLWKLLVIIGASVGTGVWAHNPQYRAEGETCVEFKAMLIAVGLHVLLLMFEVLVCDRVARGHYFWLLVFMPLFFVSPVSVAACVWGFRHDRSLELEVLCSVNILQFIFIALRLDRIITWPWLVVCVPLWILMSFLCLVVLYYIIWSVLFLRSIDIIAEQRRTHITMAISWMTIVVPLLTFEILLVHKLDGHNSLSYVCVFVPLWLSLLTLMATTFGQKGGNHWWFGIRKDFCHFLLELLPFLREYGNVSYDLQRSEDPEAAEDLPVPEPPPKIAPMFHKKTGVVITQSPGKYFVPPPKLCIDMPD, via the exons ATGAATTTAAGAGGACTGTTCCAGGATTTCAACCCCAG taAGTTCCTCATCTACTCCTGCCTGCTGCTCTTCTCCGTGCTGCTCTCCCTGAGGCTTGATGGAGTCATTCAGTGGAGCTACTGGGCGGTGTTCACCCCGATATGGCTGTGGAAGCTGCTGGTCATCATCGGGGCCTCTGTGGGCACGGGGGTCTGGGCACACAACCCCCAGTACAG AGCTGAAGGGGAGACATGCGTGGAGTTCAAAGCCATGCTGATCGCCGTGGGACTCCACGTCCTGTTGCTGATGTTCGAGGTGTTGGTGTGCGACCGCGTGGCGAGAGGACACTACTTCTGGCTCCTGGTTTTCATGCCTCTCTTCTTCGTGTCGCCCGTCTCTGTGGCAGCCTGCGTGTGGGGGTTCAGACACGACCGATCCCTCGAG CTGGAGGTGCTGTGTTCCGTAAACATCCTTCAGTTTATCTTCATCGCTCTGAGGCTGGACCGGATCATCACCTGGCCTTGGCTG GTGGTGTGTGTCCCACTCTGGATCCTGATGTCCTtcctgtgccttgttgtcctGTACTACATCATCTGGTCTGTCCTTTTCCTCCGCTCCATTGACATCATCGCTGAGCAACGGCGAACTCACATCACCATGGCAATCAGCTGGATGACCATCGTCGTCCCTCTTCTCACGTTCGAG ATCCTTCTGGTGCACAAGCTGGACGGCCACAACAGTCTGAgctacgtgtgtgtgttcgtcCCGCTCTGGCTCTCTCTGCTCACACTCATGGCCACGACGTTCGGTCAGAAAGGAGGAAACCACT GGTGGTTTGGAATCCGCAAAGACTTCTGTCACTTCCTGTTGGAGCTCCTCCCGTTCCTGAGAGAGTACGGCAACGTCTCCTATGACCTCCAGCGCAGCGAGGACCCCGAGGCGGCTGAGGATTTGCCCGTTCCCGAGCCTCCACCAAAGATCGCTCCCATGTTCCACAAGAAAACGGGCGTGGTCATCACACAGAGTCCTGGGAAATACTTTGTCCCACCCCCTAAACTCTGCATCGACATGCCCGACTAG